In the genome of Desulfovibrio desulfuricans, one region contains:
- a CDS encoding ABC transporter substrate-binding protein yields the protein MPLLTLALTVSVPAARAASPEASAAESPIVVVDDTGNSVTFAHPVQRVIALYGAFNEIFLSMGAGDLLVARTAADGNLPELASLPAIGTHMRPNAELVLAQRPDVVLQLAGRSEAQVQTDNLRSLGLNVLTFEVNSFERLFEVTETLGRLAGREERAKALVAAWKQRLEALRARNAGKPAARFFYEVRYPNLLAAGMGGISSEILTLAGGQNVVTDGKKLVRFSEEALLAADPDAYIIQKGPMNPAPTPLTERDHFRDLRAVRQGRVLVVDEERFARPGPRALDAAEELDAWLHR from the coding sequence TTGCCCCTGCTGACGCTGGCCCTGACGGTATCCGTCCCGGCGGCACGGGCCGCCAGCCCTGAGGCGTCGGCGGCAGAGTCTCCCATTGTCGTCGTCGACGACACGGGCAACAGCGTGACGTTTGCGCACCCGGTACAGCGGGTGATCGCCCTGTACGGCGCGTTTAACGAGATTTTTCTGTCCATGGGCGCGGGCGATCTGCTGGTGGCCCGCACTGCGGCGGACGGCAACCTGCCGGAGCTTGCCAGCCTGCCCGCCATAGGCACGCACATGCGGCCCAATGCCGAGCTTGTGCTGGCGCAACGGCCCGATGTGGTGCTGCAGCTCGCGGGGCGCAGCGAGGCTCAGGTCCAGACCGACAACCTTCGTTCTCTTGGACTGAACGTACTGACGTTTGAAGTAAATTCCTTTGAGCGGCTGTTTGAAGTTACGGAAACTCTGGGGAGACTTGCCGGTCGCGAGGAAAGGGCAAAGGCCCTTGTGGCGGCCTGGAAACAGCGCCTTGAGGCCCTGCGTGCCCGCAATGCGGGCAAACCTGCGGCGCGGTTTTTTTATGAAGTGCGCTATCCCAATCTGCTGGCGGCCGGTATGGGCGGCATCAGCAGCGAAATACTGACCCTTGCCGGTGGGCAGAATGTGGTAACCGACGGCAAAAAGCTGGTGCGCTTCAGTGAGGAAGCCCTGCTGGCGGCCGACCCCGATGCGTACATCATCCAGAAAGGCCCCATGAATCCTGCGCCGACCCCGCTGACGGAGCGCGACCACTTCAGGGATCTGCGCGCTGTGCGCCAGGGGCGTGTGCTGGTGGTGGACGAAGAGCGTTTTGCCCGTCCCGGCCCGCGCGCCCTGGATGCGGCGGAAGAGCTGGACGCCTGGCTGCACCGTTGA
- a CDS encoding methyltransferase domain-containing protein encodes MRRFYQESWQGIPFTSFSHISFFHLAEPKFYAVFYEELFRRYKSWDDLPSVWRENKRKDAKWLVGQLHAKLAQDPADRKEPVRVLSIGSGVGYMERILLEEMPELELHVNEPSTVGMKWLREYIPSDRIYIGLPPVCLPSDVQYDMIYLSTVDYGIPTREFQHLLWELRAQLAPGGELVLLSASLLEEDSFIGSFVNAIKIGIRAALHYMGIRRQQFWGWRRTQDEYRDLFKEAGFTKVRDGWLEDGFETYWIRGQ; translated from the coding sequence GTGCGGCGTTTTTATCAGGAAAGCTGGCAAGGCATACCCTTTACGTCCTTTTCACATATATCCTTCTTTCATCTGGCGGAACCAAAGTTCTACGCGGTTTTTTATGAAGAGCTGTTTCGCCGGTACAAAAGCTGGGACGATTTGCCGTCTGTGTGGCGCGAAAACAAGCGCAAAGACGCCAAATGGCTCGTCGGACAGCTGCACGCCAAACTGGCGCAGGATCCGGCGGACCGTAAGGAACCTGTGCGCGTGCTCTCCATAGGCAGCGGCGTGGGCTACATGGAAAGAATTTTGCTCGAAGAAATGCCGGAGCTTGAGCTGCACGTCAACGAGCCAAGCACTGTGGGCATGAAGTGGCTGCGGGAGTATATACCCAGCGACCGCATATACATCGGGCTGCCGCCTGTGTGTCTGCCCTCGGACGTGCAGTACGACATGATCTATCTCTCAACTGTCGATTATGGCATACCCACACGCGAGTTTCAGCATCTGCTGTGGGAGCTGCGCGCCCAACTTGCCCCGGGCGGCGAGCTTGTGCTGCTCTCGGCCTCGCTGCTGGAGGAGGACTCCTTTATCGGCAGCTTTGTTAACGCCATCAAGATAGGCATTCGCGCGGCGCTGCACTATATGGGCATTCGCCGCCAGCAGTTCTGGGGATGGCGGCGCACGCAGGATGAATACCGGGATCTTTTCAAGGAGGCTGGCTTCACCAAGGTGCGGGACGGCTGGCTTGAAGACGGTTTTGAAACCTACTGGATACGCGGCCAATAG
- a CDS encoding GyrI-like domain-containing protein, with protein sequence MNGFDVSVVDFLAKRLAGIKVRTSLAQAQRDCPALWQNFCRHVPAGYRKGVYGISVMLNAQDFDYWAAFEAADGPLPTELAPVEIPAGAYARCQVPNLESIGAGYMFLYQTWLAGQSEWKLNEQASCFELYQADWTPASPFELYMPVKR encoded by the coding sequence ATGAACGGTTTTGATGTGAGCGTTGTTGATTTTTTGGCAAAACGGCTGGCGGGCATCAAGGTACGCACCTCGCTTGCCCAGGCGCAGCGCGACTGCCCGGCCCTGTGGCAGAACTTTTGCCGTCACGTGCCCGCAGGCTACCGCAAGGGCGTCTACGGCATATCCGTAATGCTCAACGCCCAGGATTTCGACTACTGGGCGGCGTTTGAGGCGGCTGACGGCCCGCTGCCGACGGAACTTGCGCCTGTGGAGATACCCGCAGGCGCGTACGCCCGCTGTCAGGTGCCCAACCTAGAGAGCATCGGGGCTGGCTACATGTTTTTGTACCAGACGTGGCTTGCCGGACAGAGCGAATGGAAGCTCAACGAACAGGCCTCCTGCTTTGAGCTGTACCAGGCGGACTGGACGCCCGCCTCGCCCTTTGAACTGTATATGCCGGTAAAACGCTGA
- a CDS encoding carbohydrate deacetylase, with amino-acid sequence MSGQNAADQHAMRFIVHADDCGLTPSISADILDCLAHGPLNSVSVVMGGSDTKASLQALAGLPRTRVCLHLNILEGRCSAPIGQVRPLVDEAGVFRYGLGQMLAALAAGTAARKKALLFAIRTELEAQIDAFAAGIGCLHQRSGLHLDGHLHIHCIPALQQTMAELMHEHRPSYVRLPNEPAHLAPLPLLPLLVGCARRALLTHWSAGFVRLLDSMGIAHNQYLCGLVAGGNLTAARVAASLSAIQLRRQPSPLVEIMCHPGGISAQDADSRIRHNGFYQSPARQTEKKMLLDGSLSHVLARYGTVTDVAADTPPPCPTC; translated from the coding sequence ATGAGCGGACAAAACGCGGCAGACCAACACGCCATGCGCTTTATCGTCCATGCGGACGACTGCGGCCTGACCCCCTCTATCAGCGCGGACATCCTCGACTGCCTCGCCCACGGCCCGCTCAATTCCGTTTCTGTCGTCATGGGCGGCTCAGACACCAAAGCAAGCCTGCAAGCTCTTGCAGGCTTGCCGCGCACGCGCGTATGCCTGCACCTCAATATCCTTGAAGGGCGCTGCTCCGCGCCCATAGGGCAAGTGCGCCCCCTGGTCGACGAGGCCGGTGTCTTTCGCTACGGACTGGGGCAGATGCTCGCAGCGCTGGCCGCCGGTACCGCAGCCCGTAAAAAGGCCCTGCTCTTTGCCATACGCACAGAGCTGGAGGCGCAGATAGACGCCTTTGCCGCCGGTATTGGATGTTTGCACCAGCGAAGCGGGCTGCATCTGGACGGACACCTCCACATCCACTGCATCCCTGCGCTGCAGCAAACCATGGCCGAGCTCATGCATGAGCACAGGCCCAGCTATGTGCGTTTGCCAAACGAGCCTGCCCATCTGGCCCCGTTGCCGTTATTGCCGCTGCTTGTGGGCTGCGCCCGGCGCGCCCTGCTTACGCACTGGTCAGCAGGCTTTGTCCGCCTGCTGGACAGCATGGGCATTGCCCACAACCAGTATCTTTGCGGGCTTGTGGCAGGCGGCAACCTCACCGCCGCCAGAGTTGCGGCCTCGCTGTCCGCCATACAGCTCAGACGGCAGCCCTCGCCGCTGGTGGAAATAATGTGCCACCCAGGCGGGATCAGCGCTCAAGACGCAGACAGCCGCATCCGCCACAATGGCTTTTACCAAAGTCCCGCCCGACAGACCGAAAAAAAAATGCTGCTTGACGGCAGCCTGAGCCATGTTCTGGCCCGCTACGGTACGGTAACGGACGTTGCGGCAGACACGCCGCCTCCCTGCCCAACCTGCTGA
- a CDS encoding ABC transporter ATP-binding protein, whose protein sequence is MAEECRMSVPGQTATRGPTTAQASPRGEASGPPVVRVAGVSAGYGGRDVLRGVDFSLRAGECAALLGPNGSGKTTLLRAISGVLAPQAGSVELLGRPLAALPPRERARMVAVVPQRGQLPQGLTARQMVLLGRFAHLGWLGAYRRKDYAAADRALDETGAMPLAHRRLSELSGGELQRVLLARALAQESPLLLLDELAAGLDLARMVDLFDLLERRRAAGACVLMAVHDCNLAALYATRLMGLKNGGLVFDGPVTQVFTEENLGELYNIPICVLPHPRFGLPQALLASASGPWSCKDGKKSAGDAGADFAPADAGPDGIRPGGTGRQP, encoded by the coding sequence ATGGCGGAAGAATGCCGGATGTCCGTGCCGGGGCAGACTGCGACTCGTGGGCCGACAACCGCTCAGGCCTCGCCGCGCGGCGAAGCATCCGGCCCGCCCGTTGTGCGGGTGGCGGGCGTCAGTGCCGGTTACGGCGGGCGCGACGTGCTGCGCGGAGTGGATTTCAGTTTGCGGGCGGGGGAGTGCGCGGCCCTGCTTGGCCCCAACGGCAGCGGCAAGACCACGCTGTTGCGAGCCATCTCGGGGGTGCTTGCGCCGCAGGCGGGCAGTGTGGAGCTTTTAGGGCGTCCGCTGGCGGCATTGCCTCCGCGCGAGCGTGCCCGCATGGTGGCCGTGGTGCCGCAGCGGGGGCAACTGCCTCAGGGGCTCACAGCGCGGCAGATGGTGCTGCTGGGACGCTTTGCCCACCTTGGTTGGCTGGGGGCCTACAGACGCAAAGATTACGCGGCGGCGGACAGGGCGCTGGACGAAACCGGCGCCATGCCCCTGGCGCACCGCAGGCTCAGCGAGCTTTCGGGCGGCGAGCTGCAGCGGGTGTTGCTGGCCCGCGCCCTTGCGCAGGAAAGCCCCCTGCTGCTGCTGGACGAGTTGGCCGCCGGTCTGGATCTGGCGCGCATGGTCGATCTGTTTGACCTGCTTGAGCGCCGCCGCGCCGCCGGAGCCTGCGTGCTTATGGCCGTGCACGACTGCAATCTTGCTGCGCTGTACGCCACGCGGCTCATGGGACTCAAAAACGGCGGTCTTGTTTTTGACGGCCCGGTGACACAGGTTTTTACAGAGGAGAATCTCGGTGAGCTTTACAATATACCCATCTGCGTGCTGCCCCACCCCCGGTTTGGCTTGCCGCAGGCGCTGCTTGCCAGCGCGTCCGGCCCATGGAGCTGCAAGGACGGCAAAAAAAGCGCTGGCGACGCTGGCGCTGATTTTGCCCCTGCTGACGCTGGCCCTGACGGTATCCGTCCCGGCGGCACGGGCCGCCAGCCCTGA
- a CDS encoding polyphenol oxidase family protein has product MSVSYIPFEFPGVPQVGCAFQTRGGGVSLGEYGGGNIAFTVQDNPDHVIANRRSLLADLRPQGMTAWAELMQVHGDVMVFEPAAVACETAVTAEGDGMGTARPGLGLLIKTADCQPILVAHKSGKYIAAMHAGWRGNRCDFPVTGVARFCERYGLEPRDLVAVRGPSLGPGRAEFVNFDREWGEPYLPWFDADSKTMDLWGLTRHQLERAGLPTRSIYGLDLCTASNNGQFFSYRCARQSGRQASLVWIKA; this is encoded by the coding sequence GTGTCTGTAAGTTATATTCCCTTTGAGTTTCCCGGTGTGCCGCAGGTTGGCTGCGCTTTTCAGACGCGTGGCGGCGGCGTGAGCCTTGGCGAATACGGCGGCGGCAACATTGCCTTTACCGTGCAGGACAACCCCGATCATGTCATTGCCAACCGTCGCAGCCTGCTGGCAGACCTGCGCCCGCAGGGTATGACCGCCTGGGCCGAGCTGATGCAGGTGCATGGCGATGTGATGGTCTTTGAACCGGCGGCGGTGGCCTGCGAGACAGCCGTAACGGCTGAGGGCGACGGCATGGGCACGGCGCGTCCCGGTCTGGGCCTGCTCATCAAGACCGCCGACTGCCAGCCGATTCTTGTTGCCCATAAAAGCGGCAAATACATTGCCGCCATGCACGCGGGCTGGCGCGGCAACCGTTGCGACTTTCCCGTCACGGGCGTGGCCCGCTTTTGCGAGCGCTACGGCCTTGAGCCGCGCGACCTTGTGGCCGTGCGCGGGCCCAGCCTTGGGCCGGGCAGGGCGGAATTTGTCAATTTTGACAGGGAGTGGGGCGAGCCCTACCTGCCCTGGTTTGACGCCGACAGCAAAACCATGGATCTGTGGGGGCTTACGCGGCATCAGCTGGAGCGTGCCGGGCTGCCGACGCGCAGCATTTACGGGCTGGACCTCTGCACGGCCAGCAACAACGGACAGTTTTTTTCGTACCGTTGCGCAAGGCAGTCGGGCCGTCAGGCCAGCCTGGTGTGGATAAAAGCCTGA
- a CDS encoding AraC family transcriptional regulator produces METLSYQQRINRVLRHIEQHLDERPDLDGLARIACFSPYHFHRIFSAMVGESVAAYVRRLRLERAAMQLGHSDESVTQIALGAGYESMDAFARAFRAHFGMLPSAYRRRRGNLEAARRRDMARPLFYHEMPDCPPMDVRIKTFAPCLVAAVRHTGAYDESGPAWDALCGGLAKNGLLSAQAVAYGVSYDNPDITPPPKCRMDACVSLPQGLNETCEALRPLLLDENIFLRHVGGEQKYAALLVKGSYMLLHPAYRSLFGMWFPQSGHEPFNDPGFEIYWNSPKTTPENELLTEICIPLKQR; encoded by the coding sequence TTGGAAACGCTTTCTTACCAGCAGCGCATCAACCGTGTGCTGCGGCACATCGAGCAGCACCTTGACGAGCGGCCTGATCTGGACGGGCTGGCCCGCATTGCCTGTTTTTCGCCCTACCATTTTCACCGCATTTTTTCAGCCATGGTGGGCGAAAGCGTGGCGGCCTATGTGCGCCGCCTGCGGCTTGAGCGTGCGGCCATGCAGCTTGGGCATTCGGACGAGTCGGTAACGCAGATAGCCCTCGGTGCGGGGTACGAAAGCATGGACGCCTTTGCGCGGGCCTTCAGGGCGCATTTTGGCATGCTGCCCTCAGCCTACCGCCGCAGGCGCGGAAATCTTGAGGCGGCCCGCAGGCGCGATATGGCGCGGCCCCTGTTTTATCACGAAATGCCCGACTGCCCGCCCATGGACGTGCGCATAAAAACATTTGCTCCCTGCCTCGTTGCCGCCGTGCGCCATACCGGGGCATACGACGAGAGCGGCCCTGCCTGGGACGCCCTGTGCGGCGGGCTGGCAAAAAACGGGCTGCTCTCTGCCCAGGCCGTCGCCTACGGCGTCAGCTACGACAACCCCGACATCACCCCGCCCCCCAAATGCCGCATGGACGCCTGCGTCAGCCTGCCCCAGGGGCTCAATGAAACCTGCGAGGCCTTGCGCCCCTTGTTGCTGGATGAAAATATTTTTTTGCGGCATGTGGGCGGGGAGCAAAAATATGCCGCATTGCTGGTCAAGGGCTCGTATATGCTGCTGCATCCTGCCTACCGCTCGCTGTTTGGCATGTGGTTTCCGCAAAGCGGGCATGAGCCGTTTAATGATCCTGGATTTGAAATATACTGGAATTCTCCCAAAACAACGCCTGAAAATGAATTGCTTACAGAAATATGCATTCCGCTTAAACAGCGGTAA
- a CDS encoding FecCD family ABC transporter permease, whose amino-acid sequence MTRISASTPSSSQSRRLWPVFAGLAVLWLLSLPLACLPGPVPLSAQSVFRALAAVVGLAPAPDDSALTGVVVSIRLARVCLAALCGGALAMAGAALQGVLRNPLADPFTLGISAGAACGASMAIALGGPLVALLGGLPGLAGFSHAGLVAPAALFGALAALGGALWLGRGDGAFSRESVILAGIAVAAFLGALVALVKALNEESVTSIVFWIMGSFQGRGWSSMPLLLVTVVPGLLATALGWRALDVLALGDEQAAQSGLDVGRARLWLLAGASCMTAGCVAVAGVIGFVGLVVPHVLRLLLGWGHGPLLAAAFMGGGVLLVWADVLARCVLSGGQELPVGVVTALLGGPFFALLVRRR is encoded by the coding sequence ATGACCAGAATCTCCGCATCTACTCCCTCCTCCTCGCAATCCCGCAGGCTTTGGCCGGTGTTTGCCGGTCTGGCCGTCTTGTGGCTGCTTTCACTGCCGCTGGCCTGCTTGCCGGGACCTGTGCCCCTGAGCGCTCAGAGCGTGTTTCGCGCTTTGGCGGCTGTTGTCGGTCTTGCGCCAGCGCCGGATGATTCCGCGCTTACCGGCGTTGTGGTCAGCATACGGCTGGCGCGCGTATGTCTGGCCGCCTTGTGCGGCGGCGCTCTGGCCATGGCCGGGGCAGCCTTGCAGGGCGTTTTGCGCAACCCGCTGGCTGATCCGTTTACGCTGGGTATTTCAGCCGGGGCAGCCTGCGGGGCCAGTATGGCTATCGCGCTTGGCGGGCCGCTGGTTGCGCTGCTTGGCGGTTTGCCTGGGCTTGCCGGGTTCAGCCACGCGGGGCTGGTGGCTCCTGCCGCGCTGTTTGGCGCGCTGGCGGCGCTTGGCGGCGCACTGTGGCTCGGGCGCGGCGACGGGGCCTTCAGCCGTGAGAGCGTTATTTTGGCGGGCATAGCCGTGGCTGCGTTTTTGGGCGCGCTGGTGGCGCTGGTAAAGGCCCTTAATGAAGAATCTGTGACCAGCATCGTGTTCTGGATCATGGGGTCCTTTCAGGGGCGCGGCTGGAGCAGTATGCCTCTGCTGCTGGTCACCGTGGTGCCCGGCCTGCTGGCAACGGCGCTTGGCTGGCGCGCTCTGGACGTGCTGGCCCTGGGCGACGAGCAGGCGGCCCAGTCCGGTCTTGACGTGGGGCGCGCCCGCTTGTGGCTGCTGGCCGGGGCCAGCTGCATGACGGCTGGCTGCGTGGCTGTGGCCGGGGTTATCGGATTTGTGGGGCTGGTTGTGCCGCACGTGCTGCGCCTGCTGCTGGGCTGGGGCCACGGCCCCCTGCTGGCAGCGGCCTTTATGGGCGGCGGCGTGCTGCTGGTCTGGGCCGACGTGCTGGCGCGGTGCGTGCTCTCCGGCGGGCAGGAGCTGCCCGTGGGCGTAGTGACGGCCCTGCTTGGCGGTCCGTTTTTTGCCCTGCTGGTACGGAGGCGCTGA
- the cobI gene encoding precorrin-2 C(20)-methyltransferase, whose translation MSGILYGVGVGPGAPDLLTLRAVRVLGEVDVILAAASPRNDFSAALDTARPHLRADVRVQRLEFPMTRDRAVLREAWREAAQTTVGVLESGLSAAFLTIGDPLIYSTFGYLMRTLAQTAPHLTVEVIPGITSFQAAAARTRTVLCENSETLRVIPGINNRESLEDSLRQTDTAVILKAYRNLPAIAQALSATNRLDSCLLASHVEQPAETVRQGLGDMQNTPPYMSLILSRKPQA comes from the coding sequence ATGAGTGGAATACTGTACGGTGTGGGCGTGGGCCCCGGTGCGCCCGACCTTTTGACCCTGCGGGCGGTCAGGGTGCTGGGCGAGGTGGATGTGATACTTGCCGCCGCGTCGCCCCGCAATGATTTTTCTGCGGCGCTGGATACCGCCCGGCCGCATCTGCGGGCGGATGTGCGCGTGCAGCGGCTGGAGTTTCCCATGACGCGCGACCGGGCCGTGCTGCGCGAGGCCTGGCGCGAGGCAGCCCAGACCACGGTCGGGGTGCTGGAGAGCGGATTGAGCGCCGCCTTTTTGACCATCGGCGACCCGCTGATTTACAGCACCTTTGGCTATCTTATGCGCACGCTTGCCCAGACCGCGCCGCATCTGACGGTCGAGGTCATCCCCGGCATCACGTCCTTTCAGGCTGCGGCGGCCCGCACCCGCACCGTGCTGTGCGAAAACAGCGAAACCCTGCGCGTCATCCCCGGCATCAACAACCGCGAGAGTCTTGAAGATTCGCTGCGGCAAACAGACACGGCCGTGATATTGAAGGCCTACCGCAATCTGCCCGCCATTGCCCAGGCGCTGAGCGCCACAAACCGGCTGGATTCGTGCCTGCTGGCAAGCCATGTGGAGCAGCCCGCCGAAACCGTGCGGCAGGGGCTTGGCGACATGCAAAACACGCCGCCCTACATGTCGCTGATTTTGAGCCGAAAGCCGCAGGCCTAA
- a CDS encoding glycosyltransferase family 2 protein has protein sequence MRQTTLSVVAPVYCEGAHLPEFVNALAAELARLKDDCGASYEIVLVDDGSTDETWEVMRALTGQHACLRCLRLSRNFGKDAALSAGLAAARGDAVITMDSDMQHPVALIPEMVALWRTGGVDVIDVRKQERQEESLLSRCCAVSFYRIFQMLTSYDLKGSGDFKLLDRKVVEAWKSLGERKLFYRGLTSWMGFRHEQILFTPCARCGGASKWSMARRVTLAVDSMTSFSGKPLLIIGVITLLFYALSFFVGCEALWSYLAGHAHSGFTTVILLILLTGSAILTGLCIMSAYIHHAFIELKGRPRYLLAETLEADNTAHPGP, from the coding sequence ATGCGTCAAACCACACTCTCTGTTGTTGCACCTGTCTATTGCGAAGGCGCCCACCTGCCCGAATTTGTAAACGCGCTGGCGGCGGAGCTTGCCCGGCTTAAAGACGACTGCGGCGCAAGCTACGAGATCGTGCTGGTTGACGACGGCTCCACCGACGAAACATGGGAAGTCATGCGCGCGCTGACCGGGCAACATGCCTGCCTGCGCTGCCTGCGCCTGAGCAGAAATTTTGGCAAGGATGCGGCGCTCTCCGCCGGGCTGGCGGCTGCCCGAGGCGATGCCGTCATAACCATGGACAGCGACATGCAGCACCCTGTCGCGCTCATCCCCGAGATGGTCGCCCTGTGGCGTACCGGCGGGGTTGACGTGATTGATGTGCGCAAGCAGGAACGGCAGGAGGAATCACTGTTAAGCAGGTGTTGCGCCGTGTCGTTCTACCGCATTTTTCAGATGCTGACCTCATACGATCTCAAGGGTTCAGGCGACTTCAAACTTCTTGACCGCAAGGTGGTCGAAGCCTGGAAGAGCCTGGGCGAGCGCAAGCTTTTTTATCGCGGCCTGACCTCGTGGATGGGCTTTCGACACGAGCAGATACTGTTTACGCCCTGCGCCCGCTGCGGCGGCGCAAGCAAATGGAGCATGGCCCGCAGGGTGACCCTGGCTGTCGACTCCATGACGTCGTTCAGCGGCAAGCCCCTGCTGATCATAGGCGTCATTACCCTGCTGTTTTACGCGCTATCGTTTTTTGTGGGCTGCGAAGCGCTCTGGAGCTACCTTGCAGGGCATGCGCATTCGGGCTTTACCACCGTTATCCTGCTGATCCTGCTTACCGGCAGCGCCATACTCACCGGCCTGTGCATCATGTCGGCCTACATTCACCACGCCTTTATCGAGTTGAAAGGCCGCCCCCGCTACCTGCTGGCCGAAACGCTGGAAGCCGACAATACGGCGCACCCCGGGCCATGA